A section of the Girardinichthys multiradiatus isolate DD_20200921_A chromosome 5, DD_fGirMul_XY1, whole genome shotgun sequence genome encodes:
- the LOC124869016 gene encoding cytochrome P450 2U1 isoform X2 produces the protein MDSLSWPGDLSSFALSPSNLVPLLLFFVVFYLVHFYQKLRGIYRNIPPGPQPWPVVGNFGGLLLPPFIRRWSGQTSNPNIGVMEALTSQANVYGNIYSLFVGSQLLVVLNGYEVVKDALSNHPDVFSDRPDVPAISILTKRKGIVFAPYGPVWRKQRKFCHATLRNFGLGRLSLEPCIQQGVASVKAELLRLNEERGGSGVDPSKLISNAVSNVICSLILGQRFHHEDPEFRTILDLMSRGLEICINSSAVLINIFPLLYYLPFGVFKELRQVERDITVFLKKIIGNHGETLDPDNPRDLTDMYLMEMLTQQAAGEEGSSFTEDYLFYIIGDLFIAGTDTTTNSVLWVLLYMVLYPDIQDQVQAEIDTVVGRQRPPSLTDRGRLPFTEAAIMEVQRLTAVVPLSIPHMASETTEFRGYTIPKGTVIMPNLYSVHRDPSVWDDPNAFNPARFLDDEGKLLRREFFIPFGRRVCMGEQLAKMELFLTVTGLLQALKFRLPDGKPAPSLQGRFGLTLAPCPFAVCMSARSQDGFR, from the exons ATGGACTCACTGTCATGGCCGGGAGACCTCAGCAGCTTCGCTCTGTCACCTTCCAACCTTGTGCCTTTACTGCTCTTCTTCGTGGTGTTTTATCTGGTTCATTTTTACCAGAAGCTGCGGGGCATCTACAGGAACATCCCTCCAGGTCCGCAGCCGTGGCCGGTGGTCGGTAACTTCGGCGGCTTGCTCCTCCCTCCCTTCATCAGGAGATGGTCCGGACAGACTTCCAACCCGAACATAGGAGTCATGGAGGCTCTAACGTCCCAAGCCAACGTCTACGGGAACATCTACAGCCTGTTTGTAGGCAGTCAGCTGCTCGTTGTTCTGAACGGCTATGAGGTGGTGAAGGATGCCCTGTCCAACCATCCAGACGTCTTCTCAGACAGGCCAGATGTTCCTGCTATCTCCATACTCACCAAGCGCAAAG GAATAGTGTTTGCACCTTATGGGCCGGTCTGGAGGAAGCAGCGGAAGTTCTGCCACGCTACCCTCAGAAACTTCGGCCTGGGAAGGTTGAGTTTGGAGCCGTGCATTCAACAGGGTGTGGCCTCGGTCAAAGCAGAACTGCTGAGACTCAACGAAGAGCGCGGTGGCTCCGGCGTGGACCCCTCAAAGCTGATCAGCAACGCCGTGTCAAACGTCATCTGCTCTCTGATCCTGGGTCAGCGCTTCCATCACGAGGATCCCGAGTTCCGCACCATCCTGGACCTGATGTCCCGGGGTTTGGAGATCTGCATAAACAGCTCTGCAGTCCTCATCAACATCTTCCCATTGCTCTACTATCTGCCCTTCGGCGTCTTTAAGGAATTACGGCAGGTGGAAAGAGACATCACGGTGTTCCTGAAGAAGATTATTGGAAACCACGGTGAGACTTTAGATCCTGACAATCCCAGGGATCTCACAGACATgtacctgatggagatgttgaCACAGCAAGCAGCAGGAGAGGAGGGCAGCAGCTTCACAGAGGACTATCTCTTTTATATAATAGGAGACCTCTTCATTGCTGGAACTGACACCACTACCAATTCAGTTCTGTGGGTTCTGCTATACATGGTCTTATACCCTGATATCCAAG ACCAGGTCCAGGCAGAGATCGACACAGTTGTGGGCAGACAGCGTCCTCCATCTTTGACTGACAGAGGACGTTTGCCTTTCACTGAAGCCGCCATCATGGAAGTGCAGAGACTTACTGCAGTGGTTCCTCTCAGCATTCCTCACATGGCGTCAGAGACCACAG AGTTCAGGGGCTATACTATTCCCAAGGGTACGGTTATTATGCCCAACCTATATTCAGTCCATCGAGATCCCAGTGTGTGGGATGATCCAAATGCTTTCAACCCGGCTCGGTTCCTGGATGATGAAGGAAAACTGCTGAGGAGAGAGTTCTTCATACCGTTTG GTCGCCGGGTGTGCATGGGCGAGCAGCTGGCTAAAATGGAGTTGTTCCTGACCGTCACCGGTCTGCTGCAGGCCCTCAAATTCCGGCTCCCAGATGGGAAACCTGCTCCGTCTCTGCAGGGTCGGTTCGGCCTGACGCTGGCTCCCTGTCCCTTCGCTGTGTGTATGAGTGCTCGGAGTCAGGATGGTTTCAGGTAG
- the LOC124869016 gene encoding cytochrome P450 2U1 isoform X1: MDSLSWPGDLSSFALSPSNLVPLLLFFVVFYLVHFYQKLRGIYRNIPPGPQPWPVVGNFGGLLLPPFIRRWSGQTSNPNIGVMEALTSQANVYGNIYSLFVGSQLLVVLNGYEVVKDALSNHPDVFSDRPDVPAISILTKRKGIVFAPYGPVWRKQRKFCHATLRNFGLGRLSLEPCIQQGVASVKAELLRLNEERGGSGVDPSKLISNAVSNVICSLILGQRFHHEDPEFRTILDLMSRGLEICINSSAVLINIFPLLYYLPFGVFKELRQVERDITVFLKKIIGNHGETLDPDNPRDLTDMYLMEMLTQQAAGEEGSSFTEDYLFYIIGDLFIAGTDTTTNSVLWVLLYMVLYPDIQDQVQAEIDTVVGRQRPPSLTDRGRLPFTEAAIMEVQRLTAVVPLSIPHMASETTEFRGYTIPKGTVIMPNLYSVHRDPSVWDDPNAFNPARFLDDEGKLLRREFFIPFGIGRRVCMGEQLAKMELFLTVTGLLQALKFRLPDGKPAPSLQGRFGLTLAPCPFAVCMSARSQDGFR; the protein is encoded by the exons ATGGACTCACTGTCATGGCCGGGAGACCTCAGCAGCTTCGCTCTGTCACCTTCCAACCTTGTGCCTTTACTGCTCTTCTTCGTGGTGTTTTATCTGGTTCATTTTTACCAGAAGCTGCGGGGCATCTACAGGAACATCCCTCCAGGTCCGCAGCCGTGGCCGGTGGTCGGTAACTTCGGCGGCTTGCTCCTCCCTCCCTTCATCAGGAGATGGTCCGGACAGACTTCCAACCCGAACATAGGAGTCATGGAGGCTCTAACGTCCCAAGCCAACGTCTACGGGAACATCTACAGCCTGTTTGTAGGCAGTCAGCTGCTCGTTGTTCTGAACGGCTATGAGGTGGTGAAGGATGCCCTGTCCAACCATCCAGACGTCTTCTCAGACAGGCCAGATGTTCCTGCTATCTCCATACTCACCAAGCGCAAAG GAATAGTGTTTGCACCTTATGGGCCGGTCTGGAGGAAGCAGCGGAAGTTCTGCCACGCTACCCTCAGAAACTTCGGCCTGGGAAGGTTGAGTTTGGAGCCGTGCATTCAACAGGGTGTGGCCTCGGTCAAAGCAGAACTGCTGAGACTCAACGAAGAGCGCGGTGGCTCCGGCGTGGACCCCTCAAAGCTGATCAGCAACGCCGTGTCAAACGTCATCTGCTCTCTGATCCTGGGTCAGCGCTTCCATCACGAGGATCCCGAGTTCCGCACCATCCTGGACCTGATGTCCCGGGGTTTGGAGATCTGCATAAACAGCTCTGCAGTCCTCATCAACATCTTCCCATTGCTCTACTATCTGCCCTTCGGCGTCTTTAAGGAATTACGGCAGGTGGAAAGAGACATCACGGTGTTCCTGAAGAAGATTATTGGAAACCACGGTGAGACTTTAGATCCTGACAATCCCAGGGATCTCACAGACATgtacctgatggagatgttgaCACAGCAAGCAGCAGGAGAGGAGGGCAGCAGCTTCACAGAGGACTATCTCTTTTATATAATAGGAGACCTCTTCATTGCTGGAACTGACACCACTACCAATTCAGTTCTGTGGGTTCTGCTATACATGGTCTTATACCCTGATATCCAAG ACCAGGTCCAGGCAGAGATCGACACAGTTGTGGGCAGACAGCGTCCTCCATCTTTGACTGACAGAGGACGTTTGCCTTTCACTGAAGCCGCCATCATGGAAGTGCAGAGACTTACTGCAGTGGTTCCTCTCAGCATTCCTCACATGGCGTCAGAGACCACAG AGTTCAGGGGCTATACTATTCCCAAGGGTACGGTTATTATGCCCAACCTATATTCAGTCCATCGAGATCCCAGTGTGTGGGATGATCCAAATGCTTTCAACCCGGCTCGGTTCCTGGATGATGAAGGAAAACTGCTGAGGAGAGAGTTCTTCATACCGTTTGGTATTG GTCGCCGGGTGTGCATGGGCGAGCAGCTGGCTAAAATGGAGTTGTTCCTGACCGTCACCGGTCTGCTGCAGGCCCTCAAATTCCGGCTCCCAGATGGGAAACCTGCTCCGTCTCTGCAGGGTCGGTTCGGCCTGACGCTGGCTCCCTGTCCCTTCGCTGTGTGTATGAGTGCTCGGAGTCAGGATGGTTTCAGGTAG